The sequence below is a genomic window from Pleurocapsa sp. PCC 7327.
GAGATTTTTCTAAAGCTAAAACTAGCTGTTGAATTCTTTGATATTCTTTTTCTTCAGTTTTAGCAACTCTAATTAAACGATTTGCTGTTACAATCTCTAAAATTTTATTAGAGTACTGTTTGGAAACCTGAGAGAGTTCCTGCCCGAGTTTTTTGGAAATTCTTAAAAAATTTTGATTGAAAAAAAATATTCCTGCTATTAAAACAGTAGATATGACAGTTAGTTGCCAGGAAATTAAGATTAGAAGCCCAATATAAGTCAAGACAGTAACAGCAGTTCTTAAGATTAAAATCCCCGTCTGAATCGTTCCAGCCGTCTCATTAATGTCATGGGCCAGATAACTGATGATGTCGCCAGTTTTATTTTTGGCATAATAATCCAAATCTACTTCTAAGAGTAATTTAATCCCGTCTAGCTTCATGCTATTGACAAGGGAACGAGACAAGTGTCCGTTGACTAAAGAACTAAGATAGTTAGTAGCATTCTTGAGAACGATCGCGATAAAACCGACCCCAAACATAATCAATGGTTTAATCTCGTCAGAAAAACCATCAAAGCAAGACATAAAGTTTTTAAGAAGTTCTGGAGCTTTGTCTAACTTCAGTAAATTTCCTGACAAACCTCCTAATAATAAAGGAACAATTAAAGCCGTACTAATCCCATTAAAAAGTGCTGCTGAAAAACTCAGAATAAAAGTTAGAAAAATTAGGGAAGGATATTTGGCAGCATACCTAAAAACAAGCTGTTCGGGGAATATGGATGTTACTTTTGCCATTTTGACAAAAATTGGGGGATTACATTGTTTACAATAAGCCTGAGAGCATCAATGGTTCAATTGTAGAACTACGCATTCTCTATGTGTTCGCTCGGAACAATCCTGGTGTTATTACAGAAAAAGACGGGAAAAAACTTGTCCGGTTTGCGGAAGAGAGCACTATTCGAGCAGAAGTTGCTTAGAAGATGTAGGTTGGGATTTCTCTCCTCGTTGGCAACTCCTGCCAGATCGCGTTACAATTCAGAGTCCCTCAGTCAGCGATTTTAATCGCTGTTTCATAGGTAAAGTCGTTTTCATACGACTGTATAAGTATCTGAGTCCATTAAAATGGACTTCAGAGGTGGGTTTCAGGAAATGAATTTCCTGGCAGCTAATGCGAAGAGTGCAAGATATAAGTCGAACTTACTTTAAAATTTAATCCTGTATAACAAGAAATAAATTTCAATACATTTAAAATTCAATTGAATTTCAAAACTAGGTAATGCCGATTTGTGCCATGCTAAGAATAGAGATAACGTCTAAACCTAGAGTATGGCAAAAATCGCCAAACAGCAACAAAAGAACAGTCTGCTCAGACAACTAATTGAGGGAAACTACTTATTTAGGGGACTAGAGGAGACTTGGTTGAGCGATTATCTTCAAGACGATCGCCTTAAAATAGAGAAGCTGTTTTCCAATCGTCCGGTCTATACGGCTTTTCTTCCCAAGCAATATCTAGACGTGTTGTACGTCATTCTGGACGAGGGTTTAGTCATTACCCACAGTACCCCTCTCGATCGCATCATTGCTATCAACTATCCAGGGAGTTGTTTTGGCATGAGAAGCTTGCCGTTTAGCTACGGGTTGGCAAGTAGGGCATTTCCCTGTCTGGTAGAAGCTTATAAAACCACCCACGCGCTCAAAATTCCTTTGGAAACCGTTCAGAAAATGTATGAAGATAGCGAAATTTTCCGCGATCGCTATAGAATGTTATTTGAGTTGGGAGAAAAATTCCAGTATCACTTGCTCAATTGCAGTACCTATCCGCCACAAGCAGTAGCTTCATTGCTAAGGGCGCTAATTTATCAAGAACGCGAGTTAGGCAACCAACCGGATGCCAACGGTGTCTATTTATTCGATTTGCCTGTAGATGTCATTGCCCGCGCCTGTCAGCTTAACCAGCGCACCGTCGAACAGGTACTCAAAGGAATGCAACAGGTAGGTTTGCTAGAATCGCCTAAAGCTAGCGATCCTTCTGGAGATATCGTGCGCGTCGTCTCCCCAGAAGGGTTAAAAGAAGTCTACAGTGCGACTAGAGATAAAGTTTCTTGGTGGCCTCTGAAGTGATAAGATCGATCGTCGTGCTGTTGCTACTAGCGTTATCGTTGGCAGTTACTCTACCTGTCCAAGCAACTCCATTGTGTCGTAATTACAGCGATCGCGTCATTTGTATCCTGAGTATCAAGCGAAGTGCGAAATATCATTGGCAGTATCTAGCCACCGTCAGCATCGATGGCATTGTCAGACCGATGGAAGTTTATAACTGTCGCGATCGCTTTAGAATTCAAAAAGATGGAACCGTTCTATCGTTTGAACCCCATGGTGCAGGCGAACTCATTTGCAATTTTTTTAAGCGATGAAAGTTTGTAAGCTGCCGCACTCGACTTAACAACTCTCTTCCAAAAGAAGTCCCCCGATTTATCGGGGTGATGAATTTTGGGGCAACAGCTAAGATTCTTGACAAAATCTTCATATTGCTTGCACCAAAAGCGATATAGGATATAAAGAGCTGCTGAAATTTATCCGATCCTTGGCAAAATATACGAGTGAACCAGCCGTATTGGTTGTAGCCGCTAGCTCTACACTGTCTGTGAACATAAATCGGAGTAGCTAAAGAATCTGAGTTACAACTCAAAGAGTACCGCAGGACTTGCGGGAATCGAAAACGCCTATGCAGTCGGTCTGTCGGGGAACCAACGGTGGGAGTAGTCATACGCAATTCCCAACGTGTTCTAGATAAGAGACGAAAAGCCAGCAATGGAAATAACTAGGAATGCCCAATCGCGAGGTTGGAAAGCTCCCGATAAATCGGGAGAGGATGTCACCAGAAAATCATAGCGATATAAATAGTTCTCCCCAAGCACTTAGGTACTTGGGGGGAACTTGATTATTATATGCCAGCCATGTATAGAGAAGCGGCTGGCGGTTTTGAATCTCTAATCTTAAATGTAAACTTACATGTACTTTTCTTAGAAATGTTTTAATATTTTCTCAAGATTTGTACCGTTTCCAGTCAGCCAAGATGAACTCTAACTGTCTCAGTCTATAGATTTAGACTGCCACAAAATCATCGGTAGCTACTTAAGCCGGATAAACATTAAAACTTTTTTTGGTAAGTTTTATAAAAATTTTTAATATACAGAACCCGACCGACAAAAAAATGTCTCCAATTGGAGACATTTTCTGGGATTGTCGGCTGTAGGTGTTTGGGACAATGTGGAAATGGACCAATGGTAATAATCGAACCCGAACATATTTGGTACTGGCGGGTTCGTTCCGATGAAGTTTCGCTTATAATCGAACAACATTTACGCTCATCGCGTCCGTTAGTTAAAATGTTGTATCCGAAGTTTCACCGCTAATCTTTTCTTTGATACCGCATTCCTGGTAACTGAGAGACTAGCCCTAACAATTCCAGTTGCAACAAGATTCCCGAAATTTCTCCGGCTGGTAAACCCGTATTTTGCACGACGAGATCGAAAGAAGTTGGTTGAGTTGCGATCGCGCCCAAAACTTTTACATATTCTGGGGCTAAATCCGAGATGGGCGTGGTCTCTGCTGGCTCAAATAGAGATAGCTGTTTGCCCGCATCCAGCTTGGGAATCGCACCCAACATTTCTAACAACTCATTTTCTTGAATAATCATTTCCGCCCCGCCATGAATTAACCGCAGACAGCCACGCGCTTCTTCAACGTCGGGGGAATTGGGCAGCGTATAGACATCGCGACAAAAATCGTTGGCATATTGCGCTGTAATCAGAGCGCCCGATTTTTCTGGGGCTTCCATCACCAAAATAGCACGTGACAAGCCGGCAATAATGCGATTGCGAGCCGGAAAATTTCCTTTATTAGGCTTAGTTTCGGCTGGATATTCGCTCAAAAGCAATCCCTGCTGCTGGATCTCTTCGTAGAGTTGGCGATGACTTGGGGGGTAAATAATATCTAATCCCGTTCCCAATACGGC
It includes:
- a CDS encoding Crp/Fnr family transcriptional regulator yields the protein MAKIAKQQQKNSLLRQLIEGNYLFRGLEETWLSDYLQDDRLKIEKLFSNRPVYTAFLPKQYLDVLYVILDEGLVITHSTPLDRIIAINYPGSCFGMRSLPFSYGLASRAFPCLVEAYKTTHALKIPLETVQKMYEDSEIFRDRYRMLFELGEKFQYHLLNCSTYPPQAVASLLRALIYQERELGNQPDANGVYLFDLPVDVIARACQLNQRTVEQVLKGMQQVGLLESPKASDPSGDIVRVVSPEGLKEVYSATRDKVSWWPLK
- the dprA gene encoding DNA-processing protein DprA, whose translation is MIEERAYWLAWSQIPGIGSILLKRVQQHFGTLGEAWTASEHALAQVEGLGVRLANVIIETRSRLDPKEFLEKHLQTNPNFWTPSDRDYPRLLLEIPSPPPVLYYRGQTDSLENQGITPLISIVGTRFPTAHGRRWTRKIGTALAKHGFTVVSGMAMGIDSEAHRACLEAGGRTLAVLGTGLDIIYPPSHRQLYEEIQQQGLLLSEYPAETKPNKGNFPARNRIIAGLSRAILVMEAPEKSGALITAQYANDFCRDVYTLPNSPDVEEARGCLRLIHGGAEMIIQENELLEMLGAIPKLDAGKQLSLFEPAETTPISDLAPEYVKVLGAIATQPTSFDLVVQNTGLPAGEISGILLQLELLGLVSQLPGMRYQRKD